From a region of the Rhodospirillales bacterium genome:
- the cysE gene encoding serine O-acetyltransferase, with protein sequence MFTSIQDDLDAFLARDPAARSRFEVALLYSGFHAVAIHRLTHALWRRGWRLLARFLSQLGRFITGIEIHPGATVGRRLVIDHGMGVVIGETAEIGDDVTLYQGVTLGGTSPAVDSASQVGQKRHPTLRDRVIIGSGAQVLGPIVIGEGARVGANSVVTKEVPPGVTAIGIPAQVVMPKDKAAARAFVAYGTPEGCPDPVLMTIENLRSQVADLKERVGDLESQLRAERARDRAS encoded by the coding sequence ATGTTCACGTCTATCCAGGACGATTTGGACGCCTTTCTCGCCAGAGACCCAGCCGCCCGATCAAGGTTTGAGGTGGCGCTGCTCTATTCCGGATTCCACGCGGTGGCGATCCATCGCTTGACCCATGCCCTTTGGCGCCGCGGGTGGCGCCTGCTCGCCCGGTTTCTGTCCCAGCTCGGCCGGTTCATCACCGGCATCGAAATCCATCCCGGCGCCACCGTCGGCCGCCGGCTGGTGATCGACCACGGCATGGGCGTGGTCATCGGCGAAACCGCCGAAATCGGCGACGATGTCACGCTCTATCAGGGCGTGACCTTGGGCGGCACTTCGCCCGCGGTCGATTCGGCGTCCCAGGTTGGCCAAAAGCGTCACCCGACCCTCCGCGACCGGGTCATCATCGGCTCGGGCGCGCAAGTGCTCGGCCCGATCGTGATTGGCGAAGGGGCGCGCGTCGGCGCGAATTCCGTCGTGACCAAGGAAGTGCCGCCGGGGGTGACCGCGATCGGCATTCCGGCGCAGGTGGTGATGCCCAAGGACAAGGCCGCGGCGCGCGCCTTCGTCGCCTACGGCACGCCCGAGGGGTGCCCGGATCCGGTTTTGATGACGATCGAGAATTTGCGGTCCCAAGTCGCCGACCTCAAGGAACGAGTCGGCGATCTGGAGTCGCAGTTGCGGGCCGAACGCGCCCGCGATCGAGCCAGTTGA
- a CDS encoding alpha/beta hydrolase encodes MPEVIFNGPDGRIEGRYQHAKTPNAPIALVLHPHPQYGGTMNNKVVYALYQTFVAKGFSALRFNFRGVGRSQGQFDNGQGELSDAASSLDWLQAQNPNTPACWIAGFSFGAWIAMQLMMRRPEIGGFISIAPPASIYDFSFLAPCPASGLIVHGDKDELVPLAAVNKLAQKLSAQKNIKIDYRVIEGADHFFASHGDNLNQIVETYLARALAKAA; translated from the coding sequence ATGCCTGAAGTCATCTTCAACGGCCCAGACGGCAGAATCGAAGGCCGTTACCAGCACGCCAAGACCCCGAACGCCCCCATTGCCCTCGTGCTCCACCCGCATCCGCAGTACGGGGGGACCATGAACAACAAAGTCGTCTACGCGCTCTATCAAACCTTCGTCGCCAAGGGCTTCTCGGCGCTGCGCTTCAATTTCCGCGGCGTCGGGCGCAGCCAAGGGCAGTTCGACAACGGCCAGGGCGAACTCAGCGACGCCGCCTCTTCCCTCGACTGGCTCCAGGCCCAGAACCCGAACACGCCGGCGTGCTGGATCGCGGGCTTTTCCTTCGGCGCCTGGATCGCCATGCAGCTGATGATGCGCCGGCCCGAGATCGGCGGCTTCATCTCGATCGCGCCGCCGGCAAGCATCTATGACTTTTCCTTTCTCGCGCCGTGCCCGGCGTCGGGCTTGATCGTGCACGGGGACAAGGACGAACTGGTGCCGCTCGCCGCCGTCAACAAGCTCGCGCAAAAACTGTCGGCGCAGAAAAACATCAAGATCGACTATCGGGTGATCGAAGGCGCCGACCACTTCTTCGCCAGCCACGGCGACAACCTGAATCAAATCGTCGAGACGTATTTGGCGCGGGCCTTGGCCAAGGCCGCCTAG
- a CDS encoding ribbon-helix-helix protein, CopG family: MSGRNFSVRVPHETLEEIDAVARVQARSRNFVVAEAIDRYLAEERRWIAQVKKGLAEADAGRFVSDGDMTALFRKFERKSRRTAIKRRK; the protein is encoded by the coding sequence ATGTCGGGACGAAATTTTTCGGTCCGCGTCCCCCACGAGACGCTCGAAGAAATCGACGCCGTCGCTAGGGTGCAAGCCCGCTCGCGGAATTTTGTCGTCGCCGAGGCCATCGACCGCTATCTGGCCGAGGAGCGCCGCTGGATCGCCCAGGTCAAAAAAGGCCTTGCGGAGGCTGACGCGGGCCGTTTCGTTTCGGACGGAGACATGACCGCTCTGTTCAGGAAATTTGAGCGGAAATCCCGTCGGACGGCGATCAAGCGCCGGAAATGA
- a CDS encoding type II toxin-antitoxin system RelE/ParE family toxin — protein sequence MKVRWTTRAFRDLSDIHAYIFERDPLAALKVARTIRAQVETLSDHPLMGHPGRVKGTRELNLAGQPYLIAYRIRREAVEILAIRHTARRWPDISR from the coding sequence ATGAAGGTCCGCTGGACCACGCGGGCATTTCGCGATCTTTCGGATATCCATGCGTATATTTTCGAACGCGATCCGCTCGCCGCGCTTAAGGTCGCGCGGACAATTCGCGCCCAGGTCGAAACTTTGAGCGACCATCCCCTAATGGGACATCCGGGTCGGGTGAAGGGAACTCGAGAGTTAAATCTTGCTGGGCAGCCTTACCTGATCGCGTATCGGATCCGACGAGAGGCGGTGGAAATTCTCGCCATACGCCATACGGCGCGGCGGTGGCCGGATATCTCGCGCTGA
- a CDS encoding Rrf2 family transcriptional regulator: MKLSTKGRYAVMAMVDLASNSRGKPVALADVASRQEISLSYLEQLFSKLRRGGVVKSVRGPGGGYLLARPESETRVSDIILAVDEPIQATRCTPGQPAGCHSNKTRCLTHDLWEELGNQIYLYLSSVSLADVVDKRVLGSSGRVFRSGDGAPPDAGGRIAAAE; this comes from the coding sequence ATGAAACTCAGCACCAAGGGCCGTTACGCGGTCATGGCGATGGTCGATTTGGCCTCCAACAGCCGGGGCAAGCCGGTTGCGCTGGCCGATGTCGCCAGCCGCCAGGAGATTTCGCTGTCGTACCTGGAACAGTTGTTCAGCAAGCTGCGCCGCGGCGGCGTGGTCAAGAGCGTGCGCGGTCCGGGCGGCGGTTATCTGCTCGCGCGGCCCGAATCGGAAACCCGCGTTTCCGACATCATTCTCGCCGTGGACGAGCCGATCCAGGCCACCCGCTGCACCCCCGGGCAACCGGCCGGCTGTCATTCCAACAAAACTCGCTGTCTGACCCACGATCTGTGGGAGGAACTGGGTAACCAGATTTATCTCTACCTCAGCTCGGTTTCGCTCGCCGACGTGGTCGACAAGCGCGTGCTTGGCTCCAGCGGGCGCGTGTTCCGGTCCGGCGACGGCGCACCGCCGGACGCTGGCGGCCGGATCGCGGCTGCGGAATAA
- a CDS encoding anhydro-N-acetylmuramic acid kinase, whose translation MTGKRFRALGLMSGTSMDGIDAALIETDGERVLALGPARTDPYDGPFRERLRAVLGTDGNDADLVRALTDRHADTVRRLLADARLSPADVDVAGFHGHTVRHDPVHHLTRQIGDGDRLARLTGISVVADFRSRDMAEGGEGAPLAPLYHAACAADLPKPLAVLNLGGVANVTWIGNGDPIAFDTGPGNALLDDWVRRTTGRPMDEEGRLARAGCPDRARLDAWLANEYFRKLPPKSLDRDHFARALADVRSLAPADGAATLAHFTALSVACARDHFPAPPGRWLVTGGGRHNCYLMALLGEALGTDVAAVEDVGWRGDFLEAEAFAFLAVRSLRELPLSLPSTTGVRAPCTGGTLYPSGTKGA comes from the coding sequence ATGACCGGCAAGCGTTTTCGCGCGCTCGGGCTGATGAGCGGCACGTCGATGGACGGCATTGACGCCGCGTTGATCGAAACCGACGGCGAACGGGTGTTGGCCCTGGGGCCGGCCCGCACCGACCCTTACGACGGACCGTTCCGCGAACGCCTGCGCGCCGTCCTGGGCACGGACGGAAACGACGCCGACCTCGTCCGCGCGCTGACCGACCGCCACGCGGATACCGTCCGAAGGCTGCTCGCCGACGCGCGCCTTTCGCCCGCGGACGTGGACGTGGCCGGCTTCCACGGCCACACCGTCCGCCACGACCCCGTGCATCACCTGACCCGCCAGATCGGCGACGGCGACCGTCTCGCCCGCCTGACCGGGATTTCCGTCGTCGCCGATTTCCGCAGCCGCGACATGGCCGAAGGCGGCGAAGGAGCGCCACTGGCGCCCCTTTATCATGCCGCCTGCGCCGCCGACCTTCCCAAACCGCTCGCCGTGCTTAACCTCGGCGGCGTGGCCAATGTGACGTGGATCGGGAACGGCGATCCGATCGCTTTCGACACCGGCCCCGGCAACGCGTTGCTCGACGATTGGGTGCGCCGGACGACCGGCCGGCCGATGGACGAAGAGGGCCGATTGGCGCGCGCGGGATGCCCCGACCGGGCGCGGCTCGATGCTTGGCTCGCCAACGAATATTTCCGCAAACTTCCGCCCAAATCCCTCGACCGCGATCATTTCGCCCGCGCCCTCGCCGATGTTCGCTCGCTCGCGCCCGCCGACGGCGCGGCGACGCTGGCGCACTTCACCGCTCTCTCCGTCGCTTGCGCGCGCGATCATTTTCCCGCCCCCCCCGGACGCTGGCTGGTTACCGGCGGAGGGCGACATAATTGTTATTTGATGGCGTTGCTCGGCGAGGCGCTCGGCACCGACGTGGCGGCGGTCGAGGATGTCGGCTGGCGCGGCGATTTCCTGGAGGCGGAAGCGTTCGCCTTTCTCGCCGTCCGCTCGCTGCGGGAGTTGCCGCTCAGCCTGCCGAGCACCACCGGCGTGCGCGCGCCCTGCACGGGCGGGACGCTGTATCCGTCGGGGACGAAGGGCGCCTAG
- a CDS encoding tyrosine--tRNA ligase — MTAHRSEFLATIAARGYLHQCTDLGALDALAAAKRIVAYIGFDCTAPSLHAGSLVSIMLLRRLQRAGHKPIVLMGGGTTKIGDPSGKDEARKLLTDAEIAANMAGIKEVFARFLKFGDGPTDALMVDNAGWLDALGYIPFLRDYGRHFSVNRMLTQDSVKLRLEREQPLTFLEFNYMVLQAYDFVELARRYDCVLQMGGSDQWGNIVGGTDLGRRVLGRELFGLTTPLLTTASGAKMGKTADGAVWLSDRMLAPYDYWQYWRNTEDADVGRFLRLFTELPEPEIARLEKLGGAEINEAKKILASAATELLHGKDAADRAAETARRTFEEGAAGESLPTIALSRDQFAKGIPAFELFHKAGLAASGGEARRLIRGGGARLNDKTVDRETHAVTLADLDSEGILKLSAGKKRHALVKAE; from the coding sequence ATGACCGCGCACCGATCCGAATTTTTGGCGACCATCGCCGCCCGAGGCTACCTGCACCAGTGTACCGACCTGGGCGCGCTCGATGCGCTCGCGGCGGCGAAGCGGATCGTCGCCTACATCGGCTTCGACTGCACCGCACCCAGCCTGCACGCGGGCAGCCTGGTTTCGATCATGTTGCTGCGCCGGCTGCAACGCGCCGGCCACAAGCCGATTGTGCTGATGGGCGGCGGCACCACCAAGATCGGCGATCCCTCGGGCAAGGACGAAGCGCGGAAGCTTCTGACCGACGCCGAGATCGCCGCCAACATGGCCGGCATCAAGGAAGTCTTCGCCCGATTCCTGAAATTCGGCGACGGGCCCACCGACGCGCTCATGGTCGACAACGCCGGATGGCTTGACGCCCTCGGCTACATTCCGTTTCTGCGTGATTACGGCCGCCATTTCTCGGTCAACCGGATGCTGACCCAGGACAGCGTCAAGCTGCGCCTCGAGCGCGAACAGCCGCTCACCTTTCTCGAGTTCAATTACATGGTCCTGCAAGCCTACGACTTCGTCGAGCTGGCGCGGCGTTACGACTGCGTGCTGCAGATGGGCGGTTCGGACCAATGGGGCAATATCGTCGGCGGTACCGACCTCGGCCGGCGCGTGCTTGGGCGCGAGTTGTTCGGCCTGACCACGCCGCTGCTGACCACCGCCTCCGGCGCGAAAATGGGCAAGACCGCCGACGGCGCGGTCTGGCTGAGCGACAGGATGCTCGCGCCCTACGATTATTGGCAATACTGGCGCAACACCGAGGACGCGGACGTCGGGCGTTTTCTCAGGCTGTTCACGGAACTGCCCGAACCGGAAATCGCGCGCTTGGAAAAACTCGGCGGTGCCGAGATCAACGAAGCGAAAAAAATTTTGGCGAGCGCCGCGACCGAGTTGCTGCATGGCAAGGACGCGGCGGACAGGGCGGCCGAAACCGCGCGCCGCACCTTCGAGGAAGGCGCGGCCGGCGAGTCGCTGCCGACGATCGCCCTGTCCCGCGACCAGTTCGCCAAGGGCATTCCCGCGTTCGAGCTGTTCCACAAGGCGGGGCTGGCGGCGAGCGGCGGCGAGGCGCGGCGGCTCATCCGCGGCGGCGGCGCCCGCCTCAACGACAAAACCGTCGATCGGGAAACCCATGCCGTCACGCTCGCCGATCTCGACTCCGAAGGCATCCTCAAGCTTTCGGCCGGCAAGAAGCGCCACGCCCTGGTCAAGGCGGAGTAG